From one Humulus lupulus chromosome 8, drHumLupu1.1, whole genome shotgun sequence genomic stretch:
- the LOC133794140 gene encoding PAP-specific phosphatase HAL2-like has product MPLNCSSLAIKVPHRLGLGPWKGNHRNESAPNHSHVTSLFLSSFPCKKTPIGCLSKFNQSSCFSVMEQEEKSPVRRPESSSDAEEKRSQADKELELAVRAVQMACSLCQRVQQSLISKTSSDIQSKEDNSPVTVADWSVQATVSWVLSEALGSRNVSIVAEEDVESLSKASAAGLLEAVVTTVNKSLADAPHFGLKGPNVPLGSSEVLEAISRCNSNGGPIGRFWALDPVDGTLGFVRGDQYAIALALIEDGEVVLGVLGCPNYPMRKEWLAYHHRYHRIVSKLTPPTSESWDKGCVIYARKGSGKAWMQPLLHVNKKLVWPNSARPVRVSPIDNPSMATFCEPVEKANSSHSFTAGLAHSVGLRKQPLRVYSMVKYAAIARGDAEIFMKFARAGYKEKIWDHAAGVLIIQEAGGMVTDAGGRPLDFSKGTYLEGLDRGIIASAGATLHEKIIKAVDASWDSSSL; this is encoded by the exons ATGCCTTTGAATTGTTCAAGTCTGGCTATAAAAGTCCCACATAGGTTGGGTTTGGGTCCATGGAAAGGGAATCACAGAAACGAGTCGGCACCCAATcacagccatgtgacaagctTGTTCCTTTCTTCTTTTCCTTGCAAGAAAACCCCCATTGGGTGTTTGTCTAAGTTCAACCAGAGCTCTTGTTTTTCGGTAATGGAACAGGAGGAGAAGAGCCCGGTGCGCCGCCCAGAATCTTCATCGGATGCAGAAGAGAAGCGTTCTCAGGCGGACAAGGAATTGGAATTGGCCGTTAGAGCGGTTCAAATGGCTTGCTCTCTTTGCCAGAGAGTTCAACAGAGTTTAATCTCAAAGACTAGCAGTGATATCCAATCCAAAGAGGACAATTCTCCCGTCACTGTTGCAG ATTGGAGTGTCCAAGCAACGGTGAGCTGGGTACTCTCCGAGGCCTTAGGAAGCAGAAATGTGTCCATTGTTGCTGAAGAAGATGTTGAAAGTCTCTCCAAGGCTAGTGCTGCTGGGCTATTAGAAGCCGTAGTGACAACTGTGAACAAATCTCTAGCTGATGCTCCTCATTTTGGACTTAAAGGTCCAAACGTGCCCCTCGGGTCTTCTGAGGTTCTTGAAGCGATTAGTCGATGCAACTCAAATGGAGGACCTATAGGAAGATTTTGGGCACTTGATCCTGTTGATGGAACATTGGGATTCGTCCGAGGGGATCAATACGCTATAGCTCTGGCGCTCATTGAAGATGGAGAGGTTGTACTTGGAGTTCTTGGGTGTCCTAACTACCCCATGAGAAAAGAATGGCTAGCTTATCATCACCGCTATCATAGAATTGTCTCGAAGTTGACGCCACCAACCTCAGAATCATGGGACAAAGGATGCGTGATTTATGCTAGGAAAGGAAGTGGCAAGGCCTGGATGCAACCTCTACTCCATGTTAACAAGAAGTTAGTGTGGCCAAACTCTGCAAGGCCAGTACGAGTTTCCCCCATTGACAACCCATCAATGGCAACCTTTTGTGAACCAGTTGAAAAAGCAAATTCGAGCCATTCATTCACAGCTGGTCTAGCTCACAGTGTGGGGCTAAG GAAGCAACCTTTACGAGTATATAGCATGGTGAAATACGCAGCCATAGCTCGGGGAGATGCTGAGATTTTCATGAAGTTTGCGAGAGCCGGCTACAAGGAGAAGATATGGGATCATGCAGCCGGTGTTCTTATAATACAAGAAGCCGGTGGTATGGTAACAGATGCTGGAGGTCGGCCACTGGATTTTTCAAAAGGTACGTACCTTGAAGGTCTTGATCGAGGCATAATCGCTAGTGCAGGAGCCACTCTACATGAAAAGATTATCAAGGCTGTAGATGCTAGCTGGGATTCCTCTAGTCTATAA